A stretch of Roseibium porphyridii DNA encodes these proteins:
- a CDS encoding Crp/Fnr family transcriptional regulator, producing MAYFDASNPSQGASFAHSAAPVFSSETSSFSAFGAKAAQYDTHSVVYYEGDPSKRLYELVKGSVMLYKLLPDGRRQVVEVLRPGDIFGLAGGDEYDCTAETLTEAEVNEIDLKQVERSNELQRTLSTCLTNQMRVLHEHAVLLGRKSAVERVASFLMHLVPARGGIGCVGPDNEEQDGFDLHLHMTRQEIADYLGLTIETVSRVVSDLKRRGVIRVDKADKIHLNKVCSLCQMTGMH from the coding sequence ATGGCATATTTCGACGCAAGCAACCCGAGCCAAGGTGCATCTTTCGCGCACAGCGCCGCACCGGTCTTTTCTTCGGAAACATCCTCCTTCTCGGCCTTTGGTGCAAAGGCAGCGCAGTATGACACCCATTCGGTGGTCTACTACGAGGGCGACCCGAGCAAACGGCTCTATGAACTCGTCAAAGGGTCGGTGATGCTCTACAAGCTCCTGCCCGACGGTCGGCGTCAGGTCGTGGAAGTGCTGCGCCCTGGTGATATTTTTGGCCTGGCGGGTGGTGACGAGTATGATTGCACCGCCGAAACACTTACCGAAGCCGAAGTCAACGAAATCGACCTGAAGCAGGTCGAGCGCTCCAACGAACTGCAACGCACCCTCAGCACCTGCCTGACAAATCAGATGCGTGTTCTTCACGAACATGCCGTGCTCCTCGGGCGTAAGTCGGCGGTTGAACGTGTCGCCAGTTTCTTGATGCACCTTGTTCCCGCTCGTGGCGGTATCGGATGCGTTGGACCTGACAATGAAGAACAAGACGGATTTGATCTTCATCTTCATATGACCCGGCAGGAAATCGCAGATTATCTCGGACTGACCATCGAGACAGTCAGTCGTGTCGTGTCCGACCTGAAACGCCGTGGTGTCATCAGGGTCGACAAGGCAGACAAGATCCATCTGAACAAAGTTTGCAGCCTTTGTCAGATGACTGGCATGCACTAG
- a CDS encoding response regulator: MVVHIVEDDEAVADALAMALEDLDHRPRTYPDGETFLARARIATDDWVFVDLGLPGRSGADVIRDLLDSGQPPNIVAISGKSRTNLLRQLRELPDLKVLRKPLSIEMISDAMG, encoded by the coding sequence GTGGTTGTTCATATTGTAGAGGATGATGAAGCGGTTGCAGATGCGCTTGCCATGGCGCTCGAAGATCTCGACCATCGTCCTAGAACATATCCGGACGGCGAGACATTTCTCGCCCGGGCGCGCATCGCGACGGACGACTGGGTCTTTGTTGACCTTGGACTTCCGGGCAGAAGCGGTGCAGACGTGATCCGCGACCTGTTGGATTCCGGACAGCCTCCCAACATTGTAGCCATTTCCGGAAAATCCCGAACCAATCTTCTGCGTCAGCTTCGAGAGTTGCCAGACCTGAAAGTTTTGCGCAAACCGCTGTCGATCGAGATGATTTCGGACGCAATGGGATAA
- a CDS encoding response regulator transcription factor, giving the protein MKADAEAIYIVDDDPAVRDALSVLFNMEGYVVETFSDGDTFVESASKAVPACVMLDVHMPGRSGIEILKSLNAENYPAPIFIISGQGDIPMAVEAIRNGAFDFIEKPFSAETVLERVRDGISRMKQQGDVASPTFQGAELLTRRELEVLKEITDGASNKEAGRTLGISPRTVEVHRARIMEKLGARNAADLVRIVLGHPTA; this is encoded by the coding sequence ATGAAAGCTGACGCGGAGGCCATTTACATCGTTGATGATGACCCTGCGGTGCGAGACGCGCTGTCTGTCCTTTTCAATATGGAAGGATATGTGGTCGAGACCTTTTCCGACGGAGACACATTTGTCGAATCGGCCAGCAAGGCGGTTCCGGCATGTGTCATGCTGGATGTGCATATGCCAGGCCGGTCGGGTATTGAGATTTTGAAGTCTCTCAATGCTGAAAATTACCCGGCACCGATATTCATCATCTCGGGTCAAGGCGACATTCCGATGGCGGTCGAAGCCATTCGGAACGGGGCTTTTGATTTTATCGAAAAACCCTTCTCTGCAGAAACGGTCTTGGAACGTGTGCGCGACGGGATCTCGCGTATGAAGCAGCAGGGCGATGTTGCAAGTCCAACGTTTCAGGGCGCTGAACTTCTGACACGGCGTGAACTTGAGGTGCTCAAGGAGATCACCGACGGTGCTTCGAACAAGGAAGCAGGACGAACGTTGGGCATCAGCCCGCGGACGGTTGAAGTGCACCGAGCGCGCATCATGGAGAAGCTCGGGGCGCGGAACGCGGCCGATCTGGTGCGCATAGTCCTTGGACATCCAACTGCGTAA
- a CDS encoding two-component system sensor histidine kinase NtrB yields the protein MSVGMGQDGVIEREEENAAVSEARLASVFDTAADGIVVINERGQILAFNKACEQLFGYEAADLLGRDVSRIMPHHYASQHKQYMHNYISTGEKKIIGIGREVQAQHKDGTVFPIELSVGEAGTHFGRQFIGILRDLRPRKAMEDRLSKTQAQLLHMTRISALDEMGAAIAHELNQPLTAVLLYLQSVSRKANAEDSLDPLIVDVIGKAVREAERASEIIQRMRQLVEKKAPERQTIQVEEFIKTCVEMAELGSSDGYAYLHTNVSTELPMLQADPVQIRQILINLLRNAREAVVDVPQKKVFLSVSRIGDTLEFRVTDNGPGVPEELAGNLFRAFSGAKHKGVGLGLAISRSIAQNHGGDLRLENNKDGGASFVLTLPVEPKDEDTVEPSGSATTED from the coding sequence TTGAGTGTCGGTATGGGGCAGGACGGCGTTATAGAGCGGGAAGAGGAGAATGCAGCCGTATCGGAAGCACGTCTTGCAAGCGTGTTCGATACAGCTGCAGATGGCATCGTGGTCATTAACGAGCGCGGTCAGATCCTTGCTTTCAACAAGGCTTGCGAACAGTTGTTTGGCTACGAGGCTGCGGATCTGCTGGGCCGGGATGTCAGCCGCATCATGCCCCATCATTACGCAAGCCAGCACAAGCAATATATGCACAACTACATTTCCACCGGTGAGAAGAAGATCATCGGGATAGGCCGGGAAGTGCAGGCGCAACACAAGGACGGCACGGTTTTCCCAATCGAACTGTCAGTCGGGGAAGCCGGCACGCATTTTGGGCGCCAGTTCATTGGTATCTTGCGGGATCTGCGGCCGCGCAAGGCCATGGAAGATCGCTTGTCCAAGACCCAGGCGCAACTGTTGCACATGACCCGGATCAGCGCTCTGGATGAGATGGGTGCAGCTATTGCTCATGAGCTCAATCAGCCTTTGACGGCTGTTCTGCTTTACCTGCAGTCCGTATCTCGCAAGGCCAATGCTGAAGACTCGCTGGATCCGCTTATTGTGGATGTAATCGGCAAAGCGGTCCGCGAAGCCGAACGTGCCAGCGAAATCATCCAACGCATGCGCCAGCTGGTGGAAAAGAAAGCTCCTGAACGGCAAACCATCCAGGTTGAGGAATTCATCAAGACCTGTGTGGAAATGGCAGAGCTCGGAAGTTCTGACGGATACGCTTATTTGCACACGAATGTTTCCACAGAACTGCCGATGCTTCAGGCAGACCCTGTTCAAATCCGACAGATTTTGATCAATCTTCTTCGCAATGCACGCGAAGCAGTGGTAGACGTGCCGCAGAAAAAAGTTTTCCTGTCCGTTTCCCGGATTGGCGACACCTTGGAGTTTAGGGTTACTGACAATGGCCCGGGTGTTCCTGAAGAGCTTGCAGGCAATCTGTTTCGAGCCTTTTCAGGTGCAAAACACAAGGGTGTCGGTCTGGGATTGGCAATCTCTCGGTCAATCGCGCAAAATCACGGCGGTGATTTGAGGCTGGAGAATAACAAGGATGGCGGAGCGTCATTCGTTTTGACATTGCCGGTCGAACCGAAAGACGAAGATACGGTTGAGCCATCCGGTTCTGCCACGACAGAAGATTAA
- a CDS encoding pyridoxal phosphate-dependent aminotransferase produces the protein MTSLIDQLSPEARNAPESGIVEVFNAGWGREDLIPLWAGEGDLPTPAFICDAAKASLDRGETFYTYQRGIPQLREALATYHSDLYGRPFTPERFFVTGSGMQSIQLAVQAVSGAGQEVIVPSPTWPNITAAVEIHGAHAVRVPMRQSDSGWQLHLDDIEAAITPRTSALFLNSPCNPTGWVADRQLLKDFVALARKHDLWIIADEIYALFYYGDGRRAPSFYDVAEEEDRILFVNSMSKNWAMTGWRIGWISAPPILGQVIENLVQYSTSGVPSYSQWGAVAALSEGHDFLKEQVARAERGRYCVVEGLRQIDRVNIQAPEGAFYLFFSIDGVEDTRQFALDLVRQTGVGLAPGTAFGVGGENHLRLCYARRTDHLETAIDRINSWLTAI, from the coding sequence GTGACCAGCCTGATAGACCAACTGAGCCCGGAAGCCAGAAACGCGCCGGAAAGCGGAATTGTTGAAGTGTTCAATGCCGGCTGGGGCAGGGAAGATCTGATTCCCCTTTGGGCCGGGGAGGGAGACTTGCCAACGCCCGCATTCATATGCGACGCGGCAAAGGCTTCGCTGGACCGTGGCGAAACCTTCTACACCTACCAGCGCGGCATCCCGCAACTGCGTGAAGCGCTGGCGACCTATCATTCAGATCTCTACGGCCGACCGTTTACGCCGGAACGTTTTTTCGTGACCGGGTCCGGCATGCAATCCATCCAACTCGCGGTCCAGGCTGTTTCGGGCGCAGGTCAGGAGGTTATCGTTCCTTCGCCGACCTGGCCAAACATCACTGCGGCGGTGGAAATTCACGGCGCACATGCGGTTCGCGTCCCCATGCGACAATCCGATAGCGGCTGGCAGCTTCACCTGGATGACATCGAGGCCGCCATCACGCCAAGGACATCTGCACTCTTTTTGAATTCGCCATGCAATCCCACCGGGTGGGTGGCAGACCGTCAGCTTCTCAAGGACTTTGTAGCGCTTGCGAGAAAACATGATCTTTGGATCATTGCCGACGAGATTTACGCCTTGTTCTACTATGGAGACGGGCGCCGGGCTCCCTCGTTCTATGATGTGGCGGAGGAAGAGGACAGGATCCTGTTCGTCAACTCCATGTCCAAGAACTGGGCCATGACCGGATGGCGCATTGGCTGGATCTCGGCACCGCCAATTCTCGGCCAGGTGATCGAAAACCTTGTTCAGTACTCGACCTCTGGTGTGCCGTCTTATTCTCAGTGGGGTGCGGTCGCCGCTTTGAGCGAAGGGCATGACTTCCTGAAGGAGCAGGTGGCTAGAGCTGAAAGAGGCCGGTACTGTGTTGTTGAAGGATTGAGACAGATTGACCGGGTGAACATTCAGGCCCCGGAGGGTGCGTTCTATCTGTTCTTCTCCATCGACGGTGTTGAGGACACGCGCCAATTTGCCCTTGACCTCGTTCGCCAAACTGGCGTCGGTCTCGCGCCGGGCACCGCTTTTGGCGTTGGCGGTGAGAACCATCTTCGCCTGTGCTATGCCCGTCGCACAGACCATCTGGAAACGGCCATTGATCGAATTAATTCTTGGCTGACAGCGATTTAG
- a CDS encoding PAS domain-containing hybrid sensor histidine kinase/response regulator, whose amino-acid sequence MLHGWLVILTATAYILCLFAIASYGDRMTRRFSSRSGGRPFIYALSLSVYCTSWTFFGSVGNASRTGIEFLTIYIGPLLVFALGYPLLQRIIQISKTESITSIADFIGARYGKSQSVAALATLIAVIGVIPYIALQLKALSLSITTMAGSLISPGFIFAPIFDDITLMIALGMAIFSWAFGTRHIDATEHQEGLMLAIAAEAVVKLLAFLAVGIWVTYFMFEGPLDLVRAISEAPEVAQVFDQPINIGNWLVMSCLSAFAVILLPRQFHVTVTENNSDEELRRATWMFPLYLVLINLFVIPIAAAGMLRFGQDINPDTYVLALPIDAGQYWLAMFAFIGGLSAATAMVIVATVALSIMISNDIVVPLLLRRHSEEDIVNANGRDMSRRLLTIRRLAIFGILLLAYAYYKAAGNTAALVSIGLLSFAAIAQFAPAFVGALFWRRATSLGAIAGLCGGFIVWAYTLLLPTFAKSGLFSDGFLETGPFGIAWLQPQALLGIEIDPFIHGTLWSLFVNICLFVGASFIRKPLPAETIQANVFVPAKLAPSPNLRYWRTSVTAGDLQATVARYLGDVRTERSFQRFASERGKELDPNMLADANLLRFSEQLLASAIGAASSRLVLTLMLKRHDPSTKGAVKLLDDASMAIQYNRDLLQTALDQVRQGIGVFDRDLRLICWNRQFRDMLGLPAEYGQVGTTLDAILRFNAERGEHGPGPVEAIVADRLEKLVLVQETFQERLASNGTVFEVRISPMPDGGIVTTYTDITERVMAEDALARANETLERRVRERTEELTSVNERLVEATHAAEEANIGKTRFLAAAGHDILQPLNAARLYASVLVDKLKDGEDGSLVRNVETALESVEDIIGAVLDISRLDTGALKPEPTVFRLDEILRGLALDFQPVAEEKGLELRIVPTSLSVRTDRRLLRRLLQNLVSNALKYTQKGRVLVGCRRRGKHILVEIHDTGMGIPKSKQKAIFQEFHRLDDGMRVAKGLGLGLSIVERISHVLKHPVELRSEAYKGSCFSVELPRSAALPDLTPVQQLPASLGQLDGLCVVAIDNEPDILSGMQHLLSSWNCRVFTAADDTEAAAKLNEAGLTPDVILADYHLDNGTGIEAIVRLRWKFGNQIPAILITADRSRAVRTEAGEKDISFFNKPVKPAALRAHLARCQAGQAAE is encoded by the coding sequence ATGCTGCATGGATGGCTCGTGATCTTAACCGCAACGGCCTACATCCTGTGTCTGTTCGCGATTGCAAGTTACGGCGACCGGATGACACGGCGTTTTTCGTCGCGTTCGGGTGGCCGACCGTTCATCTATGCCTTGTCGCTGTCAGTTTATTGCACCTCCTGGACATTTTTCGGCTCGGTCGGCAATGCCAGCCGAACCGGCATTGAATTCCTGACAATCTATATCGGTCCACTGCTTGTCTTCGCACTTGGCTATCCGCTCCTGCAGCGGATCATCCAGATCTCCAAGACAGAGAGCATCACCTCTATTGCCGACTTTATCGGAGCCCGATACGGCAAGAGCCAGTCGGTTGCGGCGCTCGCCACGCTGATCGCCGTCATCGGGGTCATTCCCTATATCGCTCTACAGCTCAAAGCCCTGTCTCTGTCGATCACCACCATGGCCGGATCCCTGATCTCGCCCGGCTTTATTTTTGCGCCGATTTTTGACGATATCACCCTGATGATCGCGCTCGGCATGGCAATCTTCAGTTGGGCGTTCGGCACCCGGCACATAGATGCCACCGAGCACCAGGAAGGGCTGATGCTTGCCATTGCGGCTGAAGCGGTGGTCAAGTTGCTCGCCTTTCTGGCGGTCGGCATCTGGGTGACTTATTTCATGTTCGAAGGTCCGCTCGACCTCGTCCGTGCAATCTCGGAAGCTCCTGAAGTCGCGCAGGTATTCGACCAGCCGATCAATATCGGCAACTGGCTCGTCATGTCCTGCCTGTCGGCCTTTGCCGTCATTTTGTTGCCACGCCAGTTTCATGTCACCGTGACGGAAAACAATTCCGACGAGGAGCTGCGCCGCGCCACCTGGATGTTCCCGCTCTATCTGGTGCTGATCAACCTGTTCGTTATTCCGATTGCCGCGGCTGGCATGCTCAGGTTCGGACAGGACATCAACCCGGACACCTATGTTCTGGCGCTTCCGATCGATGCGGGTCAGTACTGGCTGGCCATGTTCGCCTTTATTGGTGGTCTGTCCGCGGCGACTGCCATGGTAATCGTCGCCACCGTTGCGCTTTCCATCATGATTTCCAACGATATTGTGGTGCCATTGCTGCTGCGTCGTCACAGCGAAGAAGACATTGTCAACGCAAACGGCCGCGACATGAGCAGGCGGCTCCTGACCATAAGGCGGCTTGCGATCTTCGGCATCTTGCTGCTTGCCTATGCCTATTACAAAGCGGCAGGCAACACGGCAGCGCTCGTATCCATCGGCCTGTTGTCCTTTGCGGCCATTGCGCAATTCGCACCGGCCTTTGTCGGTGCGCTGTTCTGGCGCCGGGCAACTTCGCTCGGAGCTATTGCCGGTCTATGCGGCGGCTTCATTGTCTGGGCCTACACGCTCTTGCTGCCGACTTTCGCAAAGTCCGGCCTCTTTTCCGACGGGTTCCTGGAAACCGGCCCTTTCGGCATTGCATGGTTGCAGCCCCAGGCGCTTCTCGGCATTGAGATCGATCCGTTCATACACGGCACACTCTGGAGCCTTTTCGTCAATATCTGCCTGTTTGTCGGTGCGTCGTTCATTCGAAAGCCGCTTCCGGCAGAGACCATACAGGCAAATGTTTTCGTCCCCGCAAAGCTCGCCCCCTCGCCCAACTTGCGGTACTGGCGTACATCAGTAACTGCGGGCGATCTTCAGGCAACAGTTGCGCGCTATCTTGGAGATGTGAGAACCGAACGTTCATTCCAGCGGTTCGCCAGCGAACGTGGCAAGGAACTGGACCCAAACATGCTGGCCGATGCCAACCTGCTCAGGTTTTCAGAGCAGCTATTGGCGAGCGCGATTGGGGCAGCGTCCTCCCGCCTAGTGCTCACGCTGATGTTGAAGCGGCACGACCCTTCCACGAAGGGTGCAGTCAAGCTTCTCGACGACGCCTCCATGGCGATCCAGTACAACAGGGATCTTTTGCAAACGGCGCTCGACCAGGTTCGGCAGGGCATCGGCGTGTTCGACCGGGATCTGAGGTTGATCTGTTGGAACCGCCAGTTCCGCGACATGCTTGGTCTTCCTGCGGAATACGGCCAAGTCGGCACAACGCTGGACGCGATCCTGCGTTTCAACGCGGAGCGCGGTGAACATGGACCCGGCCCGGTTGAGGCAATCGTGGCCGACAGGCTAGAAAAACTCGTGCTCGTCCAAGAGACTTTTCAGGAGCGTCTGGCGTCCAACGGCACCGTGTTCGAAGTGCGCATCAGCCCCATGCCCGATGGCGGCATCGTGACAACCTATACCGATATCACCGAACGTGTGATGGCCGAGGACGCCCTGGCACGTGCCAACGAAACCCTGGAACGCCGCGTGCGCGAACGCACCGAAGAGCTGACCTCGGTCAATGAACGCCTCGTTGAGGCCACGCACGCCGCAGAAGAAGCCAATATCGGCAAGACGAGATTTCTTGCAGCAGCAGGCCACGACATCCTGCAGCCGCTGAATGCCGCCCGTCTTTATGCCTCGGTCCTCGTGGACAAACTCAAGGACGGTGAAGACGGTTCGCTTGTCCGCAATGTCGAAACAGCGCTGGAATCTGTTGAAGATATCATTGGCGCGGTGCTCGATATTTCGCGGTTGGATACCGGGGCCTTGAAGCCGGAGCCAACCGTCTTTCGACTGGATGAAATATTGCGCGGACTTGCCCTGGATTTTCAGCCCGTTGCCGAGGAGAAAGGGCTGGAGCTGAGGATTGTTCCAACCTCGCTCTCGGTTCGGACCGATCGCCGTCTGTTGCGTCGCCTGCTGCAGAACCTCGTTTCAAACGCGCTGAAATATACGCAAAAAGGCCGGGTGCTTGTTGGCTGCCGCAGGCGCGGCAAGCACATTTTGGTTGAAATTCACGACACCGGCATGGGCATTCCCAAAAGCAAGCAAAAGGCGATTTTTCAGGAATTCCATCGACTGGATGACGGAATGCGCGTGGCCAAGGGGCTCGGGCTCGGACTTTCAATCGTTGAACGGATTTCACATGTACTGAAACATCCCGTGGAATTGCGTTCAGAAGCCTACAAGGGCTCCTGTTTTTCGGTCGAACTGCCGCGGTCCGCAGCGTTGCCGGACCTCACACCAGTTCAGCAATTGCCTGCATCTTTGGGCCAGCTGGACGGACTTTGCGTGGTGGCGATCGACAACGAACCCGATATCCTCAGCGGAATGCAGCACCTACTCTCCAGCTGGAATTGCAGAGTGTTCACTGCCGCAGACGATACAGAAGCAGCGGCCAAACTGAATGAAGCCGGTTTGACACCGGATGTGATCCTTGCCGACTACCATCTGGACAATGGTACGGGCATCGAAGCCATTGTCAGGTTGAGATGGAAATTCGGGAACCAGATCCCTGCGATCCTGATCACAGCCGACAGAAGCCGGGCCGTCAGAACCGAAGCTGGCGAAAAAGACATCAGCTTCTTCAACAAACCGGTCAAGCCGGCTGCGCTCAGGGCGCATCTGGCACGTTGTCAGGCAGGTCAGGCAGCGGAATAA
- a CDS encoding putative bifunctional diguanylate cyclase/phosphodiesterase, with amino-acid sequence MRFSAHWKLVLLTIGRAFLSTGRTVQGELKDRTVTPTGQQDSNQIRAFLLSFGYPVVEEDVARKVRAAQIASIARLTPFTVLANLINAIVIVPVFLGILPSVVVFGWLAAVVGLLTLTTSKWISASRSPIESASRRALDKAVSHATIFSALWAVVPIAAFSTGDANAIWIASCVTTGMICGGGFALATVPQAAIRWVAIIFIASAVSLSIDPSASTWPLLFLLSSYGVVIVCSVASAGWLFASHFLAEAELEHRGELIALLLNEFEEKASDWIWEADSQGTLRNISERFVHASGRTQDELETLRMVDLAYSLDETEARDVVGELEEALELQKTFRDRVIGVDVKGEERWWSLSARPVYDDHGSFAGYRGVASDITETRRANALVSHLAEHDSLTGIGNRSWFLKQAEQLLEEQAKTGRTTLTLFLIDLDNFKVVNDTSGHPAGDELLQQVASRFSAISEGRTVLARFGGDEFAALGQFVSDQAASAFAEELVNVTRKPFRIGRRDFAIGATVGFTRLRDDADTVDDLMRKADIALYKAKESGRGRALAFEADMEREVRERREMEADLREAFEYGKLATEFQPIVDARTGKVVSSEVLVRWYHPTRGEIGPDTFIPIAEHAGLILPLGNWVLKRACAAAAQCPELNSIAVNLSPVQFMDPNLVEQVTAVLAETGFPPERLVLEITESVFLKDFGTASTKLAKLRELGIRIALDDFGTGYSSLSYLRQYKFDKIKIDKSFVDEIGERSDGLAIISAVIALAHNLGLEVTAEGVERKFQVDALRTLGCDTMQGYYFGKPNANPMKITDVATEDWDQPVSEETSPVAGLLKPAG; translated from the coding sequence ATGCGCTTTAGCGCCCACTGGAAACTGGTCTTGCTGACGATCGGCAGGGCATTCCTTTCGACTGGCAGGACAGTCCAGGGAGAGCTTAAAGATCGCACGGTCACACCGACCGGGCAGCAGGATTCAAATCAGATCAGGGCCTTTCTTCTGTCCTTCGGATATCCTGTCGTTGAGGAGGACGTTGCACGCAAGGTTCGTGCAGCCCAGATCGCCAGCATTGCCCGCCTGACACCGTTCACGGTATTGGCGAATTTGATCAATGCAATTGTCATTGTCCCTGTTTTCCTTGGCATTCTGCCAAGCGTAGTCGTCTTTGGATGGCTGGCGGCCGTGGTTGGTCTTTTGACGCTCACAACGAGTAAATGGATCAGTGCAAGCCGGTCTCCTATCGAATCTGCTTCCCGGCGTGCACTTGATAAAGCGGTTTCCCACGCGACAATCTTCAGTGCTTTGTGGGCGGTCGTACCAATCGCTGCATTTTCGACCGGCGATGCGAACGCTATCTGGATCGCGTCTTGCGTGACCACGGGCATGATCTGTGGTGGCGGCTTTGCGCTTGCAACAGTTCCTCAGGCCGCCATCCGATGGGTGGCCATTATTTTCATTGCCTCGGCCGTATCGCTTTCCATCGATCCGAGTGCATCCACGTGGCCGTTATTGTTTCTGCTTTCAAGTTATGGGGTTGTGATCGTTTGCAGCGTTGCGTCCGCAGGGTGGTTGTTCGCATCGCATTTCCTTGCCGAGGCCGAACTTGAACACCGCGGGGAGTTGATCGCACTACTTCTGAATGAGTTTGAAGAAAAGGCCAGCGACTGGATCTGGGAGGCCGACAGTCAGGGCACGCTGCGCAATATCTCTGAGCGTTTTGTGCACGCCAGTGGCAGAACACAGGACGAACTTGAAACATTGCGCATGGTGGATCTCGCCTATTCACTCGACGAAACCGAAGCACGCGATGTCGTGGGCGAGTTGGAAGAGGCGCTGGAGCTGCAAAAAACATTCCGCGACCGGGTTATCGGAGTGGACGTAAAGGGCGAAGAGCGCTGGTGGTCCCTGTCTGCCCGTCCGGTTTATGACGATCATGGGTCTTTTGCCGGATATCGCGGTGTGGCGTCGGATATCACTGAAACACGGCGTGCTAACGCACTTGTCTCACACCTTGCCGAACACGATTCCCTGACAGGGATAGGCAACAGGAGCTGGTTCCTGAAGCAGGCCGAGCAGTTGCTTGAAGAACAGGCTAAGACCGGGCGAACGACCTTGACGCTGTTCCTCATCGATCTGGACAACTTCAAGGTTGTGAACGACACAAGCGGGCACCCGGCAGGAGATGAATTGCTGCAACAGGTCGCGAGCCGCTTCTCGGCAATCAGTGAAGGCAGAACGGTTCTTGCAAGATTTGGTGGTGATGAGTTTGCCGCCCTTGGACAGTTCGTAAGCGATCAGGCGGCAAGTGCTTTCGCTGAAGAACTGGTGAATGTGACCCGCAAACCGTTCCGAATTGGCCGCAGAGATTTTGCGATTGGCGCAACGGTTGGGTTCACGCGCCTTCGCGATGACGCCGATACCGTTGATGACCTGATGCGGAAGGCAGATATTGCGCTTTACAAGGCCAAGGAAAGCGGACGCGGCAGAGCACTTGCATTCGAAGCCGACATGGAGCGGGAAGTCCGTGAGCGCCGCGAAATGGAAGCCGATCTGCGCGAGGCTTTTGAATACGGCAAACTGGCAACCGAGTTCCAACCGATTGTGGATGCGCGCACCGGCAAGGTCGTATCCAGTGAGGTGCTTGTTCGCTGGTACCATCCGACACGCGGTGAAATTGGCCCGGACACGTTCATCCCGATCGCCGAGCACGCAGGCCTGATATTGCCTCTGGGGAATTGGGTTCTCAAACGCGCTTGCGCAGCGGCTGCCCAGTGTCCTGAGTTGAACAGCATCGCCGTCAACCTGTCGCCGGTTCAGTTCATGGATCCCAATCTCGTCGAGCAGGTTACTGCCGTGCTGGCTGAAACTGGATTTCCGCCTGAGCGGTTGGTTCTAGAAATTACAGAATCTGTCTTTCTGAAGGACTTCGGTACGGCGTCGACCAAACTTGCCAAATTGCGCGAACTCGGCATTCGTATTGCGCTTGACGATTTCGGAACGGGCTATTCGTCGCTTTCTTATCTGCGGCAATACAAATTCGACAAGATCAAGATCGACAAATCCTTCGTGGACGAAATCGGTGAGCGCAGCGACGGGCTTGCCATCATTTCGGCTGTGATTGCGCTTGCCCACAATCTAGGACTTGAAGTGACCGCGGAAGGGGTGGAGCGCAAGTTTCAGGTCGACGCTTTGCGTACCCTTGGATGCGACACAATGCAGGGCTACTATTTCGGCAAGCCGAACGCGAATCCAATGAAGATCACCGATGTAGCGACGGAAGACTGGGATCAGCCTGTTTCTGAAGAGACTTCACCGGTGGCCGGGCTTTTGAAACCGGCGGGTTGA
- a CDS encoding response regulator transcription factor, giving the protein MSATTYKFIIADDHPLFRGALRQTLETQFPNASIEEAGALEDVTTRLEQDGDADLILLDLTMPGMRGFSGLMYLRAQFSGVPVVVVSANEDPQAIRRAIEFGASGFIPKSHGIEVIRQAISEVMTGNVWTPPDVDLSADDGGSDLVQRLSTLTPQQVRVLMMLSEGLLNKQIAYELSVSEATVKAHVSAILQKLGVESRTQAVIEASKIEAGQWQLGGEEETEAAEAR; this is encoded by the coding sequence GTGTCGGCGACAACGTACAAGTTTATCATCGCAGACGATCATCCCTTGTTTCGTGGCGCATTGCGTCAGACGCTGGAAACACAGTTTCCAAATGCATCGATAGAAGAGGCCGGTGCGCTTGAAGACGTTACAACGCGCCTGGAACAGGATGGGGATGCGGATCTGATACTTCTGGATCTGACCATGCCTGGCATGCGGGGTTTCTCCGGGCTCATGTATTTGCGGGCACAGTTTTCCGGAGTGCCTGTAGTCGTTGTTTCTGCCAATGAGGACCCGCAGGCAATCCGGCGGGCGATTGAATTCGGTGCATCGGGGTTCATCCCGAAGTCGCATGGCATCGAGGTCATCCGGCAGGCGATTTCCGAAGTCATGACCGGAAATGTCTGGACACCGCCGGATGTTGATTTGTCAGCGGATGATGGCGGCAGCGATCTCGTGCAGCGTCTGTCCACACTCACACCGCAGCAGGTGCGGGTTCTGATGATGCTTTCAGAAGGTCTTTTGAACAAGCAGATCGCCTACGAGCTGTCGGTATCAGAGGCAACTGTGAAGGCCCACGTTTCGGCAATCCTCCAAAAACTCGGCGTTGAAAGCCGCACCCAGGCAGTGATTGAAGCGTCGAAGATTGAAGCGGGGCAGTGGCAGCTTGGCGGCGAAGAAGAAACGGAAGCCGCAGAGGCGCGCTAA